GATCCTCGGCGACGGCCCGGAGCCTGTCGATGATCGACTCCGGCTCCCGCCGCACGTCCTCGGCCAGTCCGGGAAGCTCGACGACGCCGGCGACGCGAACGCGCTCCACCAACGTCTCGGCCCGGTGCTCGCTGCGGATCTGCTCTTCCCGCCAGAATCCGGCCAGGATGAGAGCCAGAGCCCCCGCCGTCGCCGCACCGCTGAAGGCCAATCGCAGCCCGTGCGTCCGGCCGGCCCGACTCATCATTTCACGCTGGGGCTGGGTCCATTGCGAGCGGTCGGTCCGGGTTCGGACCTCGGTCCATTCCCGGAGCGTCGGCAGCATCCGCCGTTCGCGACGGGAGGACCAGATGGCCTCGCACTCCTCCAGGCGCAGTTCGGCGCGGCCGCGGCGGGTCTCCCGCTGCCGCCGTGTGAGCCAGGTGCGGAGCGACGGCACGAGGTAGTCGTGCGTCAACTGCCAGTATTCCGGGGCCGTGTCGCCCTCGGGGGAGGCGGGCTGACCGGGAGGGTCGGTCGGCGTAATCAGCCGCAACTCGCCGTCGAGCACGCGCATCAGGGCCGCGAACTCCAGGGGCCGGCTGGTCAGCCCGCAGGCCTCGCGCAGCTCGATCGAGGACCGCATGTTCCCCTTGATGTCCGAACCGATGCGCGGCAGCAGGGCTTTGAGGATCTCGCGGGCGGCGTCGGCTGTCAGGCGGTGGGCGGGGTTGGCCCACCTCGACTCGAACGTCTCCTCCAGGAAGTTGACGCCGATCCCCTCGGTCCCCCCTGCCTCGTCGAGAGTCGCCGGGGTCCACGGCCGGTTCTTCACCATCTCAGCGAACAGCGCGAGGCGGACCGGCACGACCTTGCCGTCGCGAGCCAGCCCCGAGGCGACCGCATCGAGGAACCGCCGTTGCTCGTCGGACGGCCCCGGCGATCCTTCCGGGAGCCGGCCGAACGCCTGGCCGAAGCGTTCCAGGACCATCCGAGCGTGGTCGACGTCGAAGGTGTCGACCGCGACGAAGTTCTTCCCCTGCACGATGGGCGCATCAAGCGCCGCCATGAACCGGGCCGTCGCCATCGCGAAATCGTCGCGGATCGCGAGGATCGCCTGGACGCGGCCGCCGTCGCACTGTCGCAGGGCGTCCACCATCTGGGACGAGGGGTCTCCCGCGTGGAAGGCCAGCCATTGCTCGAACTGGTCGAGCACGACGAGGACCTTGGGATAGTCGCCGACCCGGATCGCGGCGAAGCTTTCCGCCAGCCCCAGGTTTTTAGGGAGGTTCGGGAGCCGCTTCCGCAGCTCGTGCTGGATGCGGGTTTCGGTGTCGTCGGGGACGGCGTTGACGTTGGCCACGACGATCTCGTCGTCCAATCGAGGAAGCAGCCCCGCCCGCAGCAGCGAGGACTTGCCGCATCCCGAGGGCCCGTACAGCAGCCCGACCGAGAACGTCTCGTCGCCGTCGCGCTCCTCGATCCGGGTCTTCCAAAAACGGATCGACTCCGGGAGGCCGTCGCGGTCTCGGGATCCGGGGAGCAGATCCAGGAAGCAGCCGGCGTCCTCCTTCTCGAAGGCTCGCAGCCCCTTGGGCTCAAGCCGGCGCGTCTCCGGCTGGAACGTTCCGGAGGCGATCTCCAAGGCGTTCGAGCTCAGCCAGGCCCGCAGGTCCTCCGCCAAATCCAAGGCCGACCCATAGCGGTCGGACATCCGCTTCACCAGGCATTTGAGGCAGATCCGCTCCAGTTCCCTGGGGATCTCCTCGTTGATCTGCCGGGGGGGCTTCGGCTGACGACGGAGGATCTCGTCGAAGAGCGTCGAATGGCCCCGATCGCCGAACGGCGGGCGGCCTGTCAGGAGTTGGTAAAAAATCACGCCCAGGGCCCAGATGTCCGTCCCCCCCTTCAGGCGGTGGGACTCGCCCCGGACCTGTTCGGGGGCCATGTACATCGGCGTGCCGGCGACCTGCCAGGGGACGTCTTCCCGACCGGCCTCGGTGATGGCCAGACCGAAATCCGCCACTCGCACCCGCCCCCGGACGTCGATCATGAGGTTTGAGGGCTTGAGGTCGCGATGGACCAGGCCCGCCTGGTGGGCGTGGTGCATGGCCTCGGCGGCCTCGGCGATCAACGAGGCCGCCCGAACCAACTCCACGCCCCCTTGACGCAGGATCTCGGAGAGCGTCGGTCCTTCGACGTACTCCATGACGATGAACGCTGGGCCGTCGCCGTCGCTGCGGACCACGTCGTAGACGCAGACGATCCCGGGGTGCTGGAGCCCGGCCGCCAGCCTCGCCTCGGAGAGGAGCGTCTCCAGGTGGCCTGGGAACGACATTGCCCGGCTCGTCGGCACCTTGATGGCCACGGGGCGGTCGAGGTCGTCGTCGTAGGCCAGATAGACGTTCCCGAAGCCTCCACGTCCCAGCCAACGCAGAACCCGATAGCGACCCAGACGTATTGGAAGCGGCTCTTCGTCCTCGTAAATCTGAACATCGACGGGAGGGACGTCGCCGAGCGTATCGACGGCCTCGACCCAGACGCTCGGCGCCGCGTCGGGGCCGGGGGCTCCCAGCATCGAATCGAAGGCCGCCTCGATCGCCAGGACGTCGTCCGGGAACCTCTCCCGGTACTCCTCGCAGGTGGGGAGGTCCCCATCGGCGGACCGCAACTCAACTTCCAGGGAGACCAGCTCTTGCAGCACGGCCGATCGCTGAGTCGTCTTCAACCCCTGAAGGTAGGCCTCGATCGTGGGCCGAGGAGCATGCCGCCACGCCATCTGGAAGCTCTCGCAGGCTGAGACGATCAGCCGCTGAGGTTCAGGCGTGAAGGCCGTAGAGGCGTCCTCGGGCCGGCGGCTCATGGCGGCTGGGCTCCCCCCTTCCCTTGCGTGCAGTGCGGCACTGATCGGTTCGCAGTCGCTCCGGGGGCTTTTGTGCCGGTCGTGCGCGAACTTCGATCCCTTCGTGAACGTCAGCGTATCCAGTAGGAAGCGGGGACGGAAGATCCTATCGTTAAAGAATGGAAAAGTAAGAAACAGGCCGCTCGGGAGCCTCGCCGCTGCATCCTCTTGACTTCAGCCTCTTCGACGACTCCGACGACGTGGCCGGGCCGGCTGGGGTTAGGGTTTTCGCGACAGCACGGCGACGAACCCTCCCCGAGGTCTCACGGCGAGGTCCAGCGTCGCGCCGGGCTTCAGCTCGACCGAACGGTCCGAGAGGCCGCCGGGGCCGGAGCCGTCCTCGATGACCGTAGCCGACCACGATCCATCGCCGAGGAACGGCAGCTTCAGCGCTAGCTCGCGGGCCGTCCCCGCTCCTTCGAGACCGGCGAGGTACCAGCGGTCGCCCGAGCGTCGAGCGAGCACGCACAGGTCGCCGGGCTCGCCCTGGACGAACCGGGTGTCGTCCCAGGCGGCGGGGACCGTCTTGAGGAAGTTCCTGGGGACTTCGGCCAGCTCGCGGTATTCCTCGGGGCCGCCGGCGAAGTGGAGCCAGCCAGTCTCAAAGACGACGGCGGTGGCCATCTCGTGGCCGGCCGTCGTGCGGCGGGGGTTGCGATTGTTGCGGAGCATGACCGGGGTCATGTCCATCGGGCCGACGACGTTCCGGGTGAACGGCAGGATCGCGTTGTGCTTCGGGGCTTTCTCGGGATACGACTTGTTGAACTGGTAGTTCTCCTCCCCCTGCACGGCTTCCAGCGTCATGAGGTGGGGATAGGTCCTGGACCACCCGCGCGGCAGGGTGCAGCCGTGGAAGTCGACCATGATCTTGAAGTCGGCGGCGTCCTTGAGGATGTCGTGATAGAGGGCGATGACGTTCTGCTTGTCGCTCTGGAAGAAGTCGATTTTCACGCCCTTGACGCCCCACTCGGCCAGCCGCTTGAACTCGGCCCGACGGATGGGCTTCTGGTCCATCAGGCCTCGGGGACGCTCGGTCACGGGGTTGTGGGGACCGCCCGAGTTGTACCACATCGTGATCCCCACGCCCTTCGATTGGGCGTGCGCGATCACGTCGTGGACGGTGCCGTGCTTCATGATGTCCCAGTTGGCGTCGATCAGGGAGTATTCCCAGGTCATCTCGGCGGCGAGGTCGACGAACGCCTTGAGCTTCGTTGCGTCCTGCGGGCTGTCCGGGTCGAACAGCCAGCTCCACGAGGCCCGACCGGGCTTGATCCAGCTCTCGTCCTTGACGAGCGACGGCGGATTGAGACTCTCGACGACCGTCGTCTCGACGATCGGCGCGAGGGAATCGCCCACGATCACGACACGCCAGGGGCCGGCCCAGGGAAGTTTCGACTTCGGCGCGACGTCGCCCACGCTGTTCCCTTCGCCGGCGTCGGGAAAGCGGATGGCGTAGGTCGTCCCCTCGGGCTTCTGGCCGAGTCGCGTGCCGCAGTAGGTGCCGTCCGTGGCGGCCTCGGTGATGAGTCCCCAGCGCTTGTTGGGGGTCTCGAACAGGAGGGGGAACGACCATCCGGCCGCCCTGGGGGCGGGAGTCCCGGCCGCGAGCGGGCCGAGCCAGGTCTCCTCATAGGCCGGGGTGTAGCCCGAGGGGTCGTCGTGCGGGTGGGCCCAGACCTTGGTCCCCGGCGGCAGGCGGAAGGCGGTCCGCTCTCCCTTCACGACCCGCATCTGGTCGTCCTGCTCGGGGAAGCGATAGCGGAACGCAACGGCGTCGTCGAAAGCTCGCAGATGAAGCTCCAGCGCGTGCCCCGCGCCGTCGCGGAAGGCCAGCACCCGGCCGTTCCAGCGGTCGACGACCTTCATCCGCTTGCCGTGCGGCTTGGAATACGCCTCCTCGCCCGCCTCAACGGCCCCGGCCTGGACCAGCGACAGCCCTTCCCGGAGGTCCGCGTCCTCGCGGACGATCCCCAGCGGCGAGTTCTCGATGACAGTCAACCCGCCGCAAACGGCCGAGTACGACAGCCTCCCGTCCTCCAACCTGACGACGATCGCCGCCTTCCCCCCCGGCGAGCCGACGGTCCACTCCTCCGCCGAGGCCCCCTGCCCGATCGCCGTAGCCACCGTCGCCGCCGCCAAGATCCGCATCGCGTTCATGTCGCACCATCCCGTCGAATCCGGTCGGATCGGACCTCCCCGATCCTCCCGCACTCTAGCGCGCCCCACCCCCCGCCGCCACCCGCGCGCCGGCTTCGTTTGCGGAGGCCACTCATCGAACCCGTCGGACGGAACCTCATAGCGGATCGGGTTTTGATGGCAGAAAAGGGTCGTCGTGCAATGGCTTCGTTCGGCCGGTTTTCGCGGCGTCTTCACGTCATTTCTTCCCATCTCAGCTCGTCCTGGGTGCCATGGCCACCCTTGGGTGGCCATGCGATCGGCGACGCTTTCCCAACCACCCTGCGTCGGCTCCGTTTGCCTGACCCGACGACCGAACCCATCGGCCGCAACCCCCTGATCTGACGGGAGTTGATCGGGGAAAACCGCCTCGAATTGGTGGGTCCGTTCGATCACTTTTCGACCCTGCGAATCGTCATCTCCGCGTCTCGCTCGAACTGATGCGGTTCAGTGCTCTCTACAGATATAATGGTCTCGGTTTGCAATTCCTGTTCGGGCGATTTGCGACGAACGGACGAGGCAATTTCGACGCCTCGCTTTGCGGGGACGAACGATGATGGCCAGAATTTCGAGTTGGCTGACCATCGTGATGCTCGTCTTCATCGTGGCGATCGTCCTCACTCCTCGCTGGCAGAGGGATCGTCTCTCCTGCCACACCTGCCGGGCACGGAAGGACGTCCAGACGACGTGGTTCCTGTTCTGGCCGATCTCACGGGAGGAGATGGTCCGCTACGCTGGTCGGCCGAATATCGGCCACGAGCACGCCTGGTGGCGTTATTCCTATGTTCACGGCGACGGCTTCCCAACGTGCGGCGTTGTTCGAGGGGTCGCCTGCAACGTCGATCGTTACGCTGACGGGACTGTCATGCCCTGAACTCGATGCGGGTGACTGAACCCGCACCCTTCGGAGGGAACCGATGTCCAAACTACGCGTCCAGAGCTTCGCGACGTCCCTCGACGGCTTCAGCGCCGGGCCGAATCAGAGCCTGGAGAATCCGCTTGGCGTGGGCGGGTTCGAGTTGATGGAGTGGTTCTTCCCGACGCGGGTCTGGAGGACGATGCACGGTCAGGGCGACGGCGAGACGGGCGTCGACGACCGGATGGCGGCGAAGGGGTTCGAGAACTTCGGCGCCTGGATTCTGGGGCGGAACATGTTCGGCCCGATCCGGGGGCCCTGGCCCGACGAGAACTGGAAGGGCTGGTGGGGCGACGAGCCGCCCTATCACGTCCCCGTCTTCGTGCTGACGAATCACCCTCGCCCGACTCTGGAGATGGCCGGCGGGACGGTCTTCCACTTCGTCACCGAGGGCATCCACGAGGCGCTGAGGCGAGCGAAGGAAGCCGCCGGCGGTCGCGACGTCCGCCTCGGCGGCGGGGTCGCAACCATCCGGCAGTATCTTCAAGCGGGGCTCGTCGACGACCTGCATCTCGCCGTTCGGCCGGTCCTGCTGGGCTCGGGCGAGAACCTGATGGCCGGGCTCGACCTGAAGGCCCTGGGATACCGGTGCGTCGAGAGCGTCGCCGGCGAACGGGCGAACCACGTCTTCCTCAGCAAGAGCGCGTGACGGCGCTCAGGCGGCAGCCTCCAGGATCGTCGCCGGCGTGGTCGAGACGATCGACAGCCTGCGGCTCGCCGGCCGGAGAGCCCACGAGGCGGCGACGATCCCCAGGATGACGAGCGGCGTGATCACCTTGGCCGTCGGATGGCCGACCGCGGCGTGGGACGCGGCCGCGCTGGTCATGTTGAAGGCCATCCCGGCGTAGGCCCATTCCTTCAACAGCGGACAGCGAGGAGCGAGCACGACCAGCGCCCCCAGGATCTTCCAGACGCCCAGGATCGTGGCGAAGTAGGCGGGGTAGCCCAGTTCGGTGATCCCCAGCACCGCGGGCGCGGCGCCGATGGACTGCATCACGCCTCCCGACAGGAAGACGAAGGCGGTGAGGACCGTGGCGACCCAGTAAGCGATCCCTCGCGGATTCATGAGAACCTCCTGATTCTTGGAAATATTGCGGCTCAGCCCAACTCGGCCGCGACGCGTTCGAGGCCGTCGACGAACTTCGGCCAGCCGTAGCCCGCGCCCTTGTAGAAGCCGTCGTCCTCGGCGCGGAAGCCTGCGTGTTCCATCCTCACGAGGGTGCCGCCCACGGCGGGCTCCAGCGTCCAGGTGACGACGGTGTCCAGGCCGTCGGCGGCCTCCTCGCCCGAGGACCGCCAGCGGTAGGAGAGCTTTTTCAGAGGCTCGACGGTCAGCACCTCGCAGTCCGTCACGCCGTTCCACTGGGGACGCGGCTCGGCTCGGAAGTTGAAGCGATGGCCCGGGACCGGCTGGAAGTCGTTCGCCATGAGCCAACGCTCGATG
The sequence above is a segment of the Paludisphaera rhizosphaerae genome. Coding sequences within it:
- a CDS encoding bifunctional serine/threonine-protein kinase/formylglycine-generating enzyme family protein, giving the protein MSRRPEDASTAFTPEPQRLIVSACESFQMAWRHAPRPTIEAYLQGLKTTQRSAVLQELVSLEVELRSADGDLPTCEEYRERFPDDVLAIEAAFDSMLGAPGPDAAPSVWVEAVDTLGDVPPVDVQIYEDEEPLPIRLGRYRVLRWLGRGGFGNVYLAYDDDLDRPVAIKVPTSRAMSFPGHLETLLSEARLAAGLQHPGIVCVYDVVRSDGDGPAFIVMEYVEGPTLSEILRQGGVELVRAASLIAEAAEAMHHAHQAGLVHRDLKPSNLMIDVRGRVRVADFGLAITEAGREDVPWQVAGTPMYMAPEQVRGESHRLKGGTDIWALGVIFYQLLTGRPPFGDRGHSTLFDEILRRQPKPPRQINEEIPRELERICLKCLVKRMSDRYGSALDLAEDLRAWLSSNALEIASGTFQPETRRLEPKGLRAFEKEDAGCFLDLLPGSRDRDGLPESIRFWKTRIEERDGDETFSVGLLYGPSGCGKSSLLRAGLLPRLDDEIVVANVNAVPDDTETRIQHELRKRLPNLPKNLGLAESFAAIRVGDYPKVLVVLDQFEQWLAFHAGDPSSQMVDALRQCDGGRVQAILAIRDDFAMATARFMAALDAPIVQGKNFVAVDTFDVDHARMVLERFGQAFGRLPEGSPGPSDEQRRFLDAVASGLARDGKVVPVRLALFAEMVKNRPWTPATLDEAGGTEGIGVNFLEETFESRWANPAHRLTADAAREILKALLPRIGSDIKGNMRSSIELREACGLTSRPLEFAALMRVLDGELRLITPTDPPGQPASPEGDTAPEYWQLTHDYLVPSLRTWLTRRQRETRRGRAELRLEECEAIWSSRRERRMLPTLREWTEVRTRTDRSQWTQPQREMMSRAGRTHGLRLAFSGAATAGALALILAGFWREEQIRSEHRAETLVERVRVAGVVELPGLAEDVRREPESIIDRLRAVAEDPRNSQSERLRATYTIVDRAGPDADRLVEFATTASPEELAAIRERLAPFASTLIGSLWRQAEQKPAEPLAQLRIAALLAAFDSEGDRWQGLAPPIVETLLTAQTLNLDAWANLLRPATDRLTPLLQSLYLDPSATSAARVNAARVLSRLADAKLFSELLLRADAPEFVILFSAAGNHRDDVVAAARKALVDWQTAHEGNRRELAVRGRNAVAALIQLGRSDDLQAFLADSVDPTVRTKVILEIRDLGVPPEPLFDLLGRWSEPTARQALLLALEPYQAREWPAGVRASFVEHLRSSALDALNQSERSAARWLLDRWGVDLPTPPEPPGRPTPPTTKELAGRDWWTTPHGHTMVILNGPGGGRFAISAHEVSLGQFRSFREPAPTNDGLPRADTDNSLPAFSITFIDAMQYCRWLSEKEEIPKDQMCYPDIDEIKEEHAILTPDRLRRHGYRLAIEAEWEQGLGKAGTPWFTGWDEQQLPEFAWYLANSGGIIHPIGKLRPNTLGLFDLLGNTTEWCHEDPRGITGAIREHEQRVDGSPLVSRGGCYNWPAKTVGSFRSYHSDGFHYSFTGFRIVRTIPAGQ
- a CDS encoding glycoside hydrolase family 97 protein, which produces MNAMRILAAATVATAIGQGASAEEWTVGSPGGKAAIVVRLEDGRLSYSAVCGGLTVIENSPLGIVREDADLREGLSLVQAGAVEAGEEAYSKPHGKRMKVVDRWNGRVLAFRDGAGHALELHLRAFDDAVAFRYRFPEQDDQMRVVKGERTAFRLPPGTKVWAHPHDDPSGYTPAYEETWLGPLAAGTPAPRAAGWSFPLLFETPNKRWGLITEAATDGTYCGTRLGQKPEGTTYAIRFPDAGEGNSVGDVAPKSKLPWAGPWRVVIVGDSLAPIVETTVVESLNPPSLVKDESWIKPGRASWSWLFDPDSPQDATKLKAFVDLAAEMTWEYSLIDANWDIMKHGTVHDVIAHAQSKGVGITMWYNSGGPHNPVTERPRGLMDQKPIRRAEFKRLAEWGVKGVKIDFFQSDKQNVIALYHDILKDAADFKIMVDFHGCTLPRGWSRTYPHLMTLEAVQGEENYQFNKSYPEKAPKHNAILPFTRNVVGPMDMTPVMLRNNRNPRRTTAGHEMATAVVFETGWLHFAGGPEEYRELAEVPRNFLKTVPAAWDDTRFVQGEPGDLCVLARRSGDRWYLAGLEGAGTARELALKLPFLGDGSWSATVIEDGSGPGGLSDRSVELKPGATLDLAVRPRGGFVAVLSRKP
- a CDS encoding dihydrofolate reductase family protein; amino-acid sequence: MSKLRVQSFATSLDGFSAGPNQSLENPLGVGGFELMEWFFPTRVWRTMHGQGDGETGVDDRMAAKGFENFGAWILGRNMFGPIRGPWPDENWKGWWGDEPPYHVPVFVLTNHPRPTLEMAGGTVFHFVTEGIHEALRRAKEAAGGRDVRLGGGVATIRQYLQAGLVDDLHLAVRPVLLGSGENLMAGLDLKALGYRCVESVAGERANHVFLSKSA
- a CDS encoding DoxX family protein; amino-acid sequence: MNPRGIAYWVATVLTAFVFLSGGVMQSIGAAPAVLGITELGYPAYFATILGVWKILGALVVLAPRCPLLKEWAYAGMAFNMTSAAASHAAVGHPTAKVITPLVILGIVAASWALRPASRRLSIVSTTPATILEAAA
- a CDS encoding SRPBCC family protein: MPEAASRSIVVERVMSHPPEKVWRALTEGPLIERWLMANDFQPVPGHRFNFRAEPRPQWNGVTDCEVLTVEPLKKLSYRWRSSGEEAADGLDTVVTWTLEPAVGGTLVRMEHAGFRAEDDGFYKGAGYGWPKFVDGLERVAAELG